In Streptomyces thermolilacinus SPC6, a single genomic region encodes these proteins:
- a CDS encoding bifunctional SDR family oxidoreductase/pyridoxal phosphate-dependent aminotransferase family protein, translating to MSARRITLRAADPLVADHRIGGVPVVPAAAQIDALLSACDADRPDRVWTLEQIAFRTPLTVPGTQTGIEVGAAGQGRYAVRSVPSAPGAEPVEHSAAQVSGSPLPPPRYVDVAGLRAGCTQQVPLADMTAWRDASGITYGPAYRVIRSAHRGPGRMLLMLRAEDGTDGGAVPPFVPPPLLDSVFQALGMLDDGSAGACLPWYVGRLVARRRISGTVIALVERDEPAGTGGASRGAVRGRAVVCNQQGEVLLELDRITLKAAGPVAPSRALAPAAPTAPVPSPRSASVPAAPAAGGPAGEERAPAAVPTIETLVWREADPLTARSADPGTATDADAEGTVLLVAARAPRVPEGRQVLHLTPERLADEGLDALPDGTVPRDVVYVAPDGPADDAAAATEALQGVFALVRRIAARPPMPGLLIVTGTAHAVTEGEAVDPLMTALWGLGRTLRVEHPRSRVRLADLGSGREATAGPEGDDGAALWEALRRDGTELALRDGVWYEPSLQPAPPAPVREVRYRGGRFLITGGMGGIGLSVAEFLADEGCARLTLVGRTVPDRGAARERLDRLAGRCDLDVVTADVRSLGEVLSGPFDGVFHAAGVLRDGLARSLTPDRVDAVLGPKVGGAHALAGLVADGEHPGFVVLFSSIAAVRANLGQSAYAAANGYLDGYAARRRAEGLPWYSLGWGLWTVGMGEAIAPKAAAHGIAALGEDDGIALLRTALGRPPAHYVLSAAKAKDAPMTAVTPDAGLWPTLTLALRKVLHVDSVSPEDDLLELGLDSMMAVELAAALAADGLDVDPMVFFERTGVGTLLTHLESLPRAAAPAAPPAARAGAALSIPTPREAPYEAPTTPVTPPPAAPATAVRAPAQPPVPEAPVRPAADGFVPDWDRFRDPGPTSANPAAPPAPAAPVARAAPVPAPARTAPPLAGPATASAAGADPAAGSRTPRRTLPGRLADAPHGTFLDRRIDALSAEDRGIVAKGEYFYEPVIEEASGSRIKFDGRWYLNFASYSYLGLIGHPYIDDQALRAVEQHGTGAHGVRLLAGTLHLHRELELALARFLGAEDAIVFSSGYMANVATVGALVGPGDTVLGDVYNHASILDGYRLSGAKVVTYAHNDLADLERALRKAGDGGRLVVTDAVFSMDGDVADLPGILELCERYDAPLMVDEAHSLGVLGDTGRGITEHFGIDPDRVHVKMGTLSKTVPSAGGYVAGSRDLIFALKNNARGWMFSAAATPAQVAAAKAAVEVMAAAPSLTRELRARTTRYRDQLHALGFDTLASETPVVPVICATADQAVAMARLCQLDGLFVQPIVYPAVPRTLPRLRTIVNLSHTEADLDAAVMTLEKAGRACGLIR from the coding sequence ATGAGCGCCCGCAGGATCACCCTCAGGGCCGCCGACCCGCTGGTCGCCGACCACCGGATCGGCGGCGTCCCGGTCGTTCCCGCCGCCGCGCAGATCGACGCCCTGCTCTCCGCCTGCGACGCCGACCGGCCCGACCGGGTGTGGACGCTGGAGCAGATCGCGTTCAGGACGCCGCTGACGGTCCCCGGCACCCAAACCGGCATCGAGGTGGGGGCGGCCGGCCAGGGCCGGTACGCGGTCCGCTCCGTGCCGTCCGCCCCCGGCGCGGAGCCGGTCGAACACAGCGCAGCCCAGGTGTCCGGCTCCCCGCTCCCGCCGCCCCGCTACGTCGATGTGGCCGGGCTTAGGGCGGGCTGCACGCAGCAGGTGCCGCTGGCGGACATGACCGCCTGGCGGGATGCGAGCGGCATCACGTACGGGCCCGCCTACCGGGTGATCCGTTCGGCGCACCGGGGCCCCGGCCGCATGCTGCTGATGCTCCGCGCCGAGGACGGCACGGACGGCGGGGCGGTGCCCCCGTTCGTACCGCCCCCGCTGCTCGACAGCGTCTTCCAGGCGCTCGGCATGCTCGACGACGGCTCGGCCGGAGCGTGCCTGCCCTGGTACGTCGGCCGCCTGGTGGCCCGCCGCCGGATCTCCGGCACGGTGATCGCCCTGGTCGAGCGGGACGAGCCCGCCGGCACCGGCGGCGCGTCCCGCGGCGCCGTGCGCGGCCGGGCCGTGGTCTGCAACCAGCAAGGGGAGGTGCTGCTGGAACTGGACCGCATCACGCTCAAGGCCGCAGGGCCCGTGGCACCCTCCAGGGCGCTCGCCCCGGCCGCGCCCACGGCGCCCGTCCCGTCGCCCCGGTCCGCCAGCGTCCCCGCGGCGCCCGCCGCGGGCGGCCCGGCCGGGGAGGAGCGGGCACCGGCGGCGGTCCCGACGATCGAAACCCTGGTCTGGCGCGAGGCGGACCCGTTAACCGCCCGCTCCGCCGACCCCGGCACGGCGACCGACGCCGACGCCGAGGGCACCGTCCTGCTGGTGGCGGCGCGCGCGCCCCGCGTGCCCGAGGGCCGCCAGGTCCTGCACCTGACCCCCGAGCGGCTCGCCGACGAGGGCCTCGACGCCCTGCCGGACGGCACCGTCCCGCGGGACGTCGTCTACGTGGCACCCGACGGGCCCGCGGACGACGCGGCGGCGGCGACCGAGGCACTCCAGGGCGTCTTCGCGCTGGTCCGCAGGATCGCTGCCCGCCCGCCGATGCCCGGCCTGCTGATCGTCACCGGCACCGCGCACGCGGTGACGGAGGGGGAGGCCGTCGATCCCCTCATGACGGCCCTGTGGGGCCTCGGCCGCACCCTGCGCGTCGAGCACCCCCGCAGCAGGGTCCGTCTGGCCGACCTCGGCTCCGGCCGGGAAGCGACCGCGGGACCGGAGGGCGACGACGGGGCCGCCCTCTGGGAGGCGCTGCGCCGGGACGGTACGGAGCTCGCCCTCCGGGACGGCGTCTGGTACGAGCCCTCCCTGCAGCCGGCGCCACCGGCCCCCGTCCGCGAGGTGCGCTACCGGGGCGGCCGCTTCCTCATCACCGGGGGCATGGGCGGCATCGGCCTGAGCGTCGCGGAGTTCCTCGCGGACGAGGGCTGCGCCCGGCTGACCCTGGTCGGGCGGACCGTCCCGGACCGGGGCGCGGCCCGCGAGCGCCTCGACCGGCTCGCCGGGCGCTGCGACCTCGACGTCGTCACCGCGGACGTCCGCTCCCTCGGCGAGGTGCTGTCCGGCCCCTTCGACGGGGTGTTCCACGCTGCGGGCGTGCTCCGCGACGGACTCGCCCGCAGCCTGACGCCGGACCGGGTGGACGCCGTCCTCGGCCCCAAGGTCGGCGGCGCGCACGCCCTCGCCGGCCTTGTCGCGGACGGCGAACACCCCGGTTTCGTCGTCCTGTTCTCCTCGATCGCGGCCGTCCGGGCGAACCTCGGCCAGAGCGCCTACGCCGCGGCCAACGGCTACCTGGACGGCTACGCCGCCCGTCGGCGAGCCGAGGGCCTGCCCTGGTACAGCCTCGGCTGGGGCCTGTGGACGGTCGGCATGGGCGAGGCCATCGCCCCCAAGGCCGCCGCGCACGGCATCGCCGCGCTCGGCGAGGACGACGGCATCGCACTGCTCCGCACGGCCCTGGGCCGCCCGCCCGCGCACTACGTACTCTCCGCCGCGAAAGCGAAGGACGCACCCATGACCGCTGTCACGCCCGACGCCGGCCTCTGGCCGACGCTCACCCTCGCCCTCAGGAAGGTCCTGCACGTCGACTCGGTCTCCCCCGAGGACGACCTGCTGGAGCTTGGCCTCGACTCCATGATGGCCGTCGAACTGGCCGCCGCGCTGGCCGCCGACGGGCTCGATGTGGACCCGATGGTGTTCTTCGAGCGCACCGGGGTCGGCACGCTCCTCACCCACCTGGAGAGCCTCCCGCGCGCCGCCGCCCCGGCGGCCCCGCCCGCCGCCCGGGCCGGGGCGGCCCTGTCCATCCCCACGCCCCGCGAAGCGCCTTACGAGGCGCCCACGACGCCGGTCACCCCGCCCCCGGCGGCTCCGGCGACCGCCGTGCGGGCTCCCGCGCAGCCGCCCGTACCGGAGGCCCCCGTCCGGCCCGCCGCCGACGGCTTCGTCCCCGACTGGGACCGCTTCCGCGACCCGGGGCCCACCTCGGCGAACCCCGCGGCCCCGCCCGCCCCCGCCGCCCCCGTGGCGCGGGCGGCCCCGGTCCCGGCACCCGCCCGGACGGCGCCGCCCCTCGCGGGCCCCGCCACCGCGTCCGCCGCCGGAGCGGACCCGGCCGCCGGCTCACGGACGCCCCGCCGGACGCTGCCCGGACGACTGGCCGACGCCCCGCACGGCACCTTCCTCGACCGCCGCATCGACGCGCTGTCGGCCGAGGACCGCGGGATCGTCGCGAAGGGCGAGTACTTCTACGAGCCGGTGATCGAGGAGGCATCCGGCTCCCGCATCAAGTTCGACGGCCGCTGGTACCTCAACTTCGCCTCGTACAGCTACCTCGGCCTCATCGGCCACCCCTACATCGACGACCAGGCGCTGCGCGCCGTCGAGCAGCACGGGACCGGCGCGCACGGCGTGCGGCTGCTGGCCGGCACCCTGCACCTGCACCGCGAGCTGGAGCTGGCCCTCGCCCGGTTCCTAGGCGCCGAGGACGCCATCGTGTTCTCCAGCGGCTACATGGCGAACGTGGCCACGGTCGGTGCCCTGGTCGGCCCCGGCGACACCGTCCTCGGCGACGTCTACAACCACGCCAGCATCCTGGACGGGTACCGGCTCTCCGGCGCGAAGGTCGTCACCTACGCCCACAACGACCTCGCCGACCTCGAACGCGCCCTGCGCAAGGCGGGCGACGGCGGCCGGCTGGTGGTCACCGACGCCGTGTTCAGCATGGACGGCGACGTGGCCGACCTGCCCGGCATCCTGGAGCTGTGCGAGCGGTACGACGCCCCGCTGATGGTCGACGAGGCACACAGCCTCGGCGTGCTGGGCGACACCGGCCGCGGCATCACCGAACACTTCGGCATCGACCCGGACCGGGTCCACGTCAAGATGGGGACGCTCTCCAAGACCGTCCCGAGCGCGGGCGGCTACGTCGCGGGCTCCCGTGACCTGATCTTCGCCCTGAAGAACAACGCGCGGGGCTGGATGTTCTCGGCGGCGGCGACGCCCGCGCAGGTGGCGGCGGCCAAGGCCGCCGTCGAGGTGATGGCCGCCGCGCCGTCCCTCACTCGCGAGCTGAGGGCCAGGACCACCCGCTACCGCGACCAGCTGCACGCCCTCGGCTTCGACACGCTCGCCAGTGAGACGCCCGTCGTCCCCGTCATCTGCGCCACCGCCGACCAGGCCGTGGCCATGGCGCGGCTGTGCCAGCTCGACGGGCTCTTCGTCCAGCCGATCGTGTACCCGGCCGTGCCGCGGACCCTTCCCCGGCTGCGGACCATCGTCAACCTCAGCCACACCGAAGCCGATCTGGACGCGGCGGTCATGACGCTCGAGAAGGCAGGCCGCGCCTGCGGCCTCATCCGCTGA
- a CDS encoding DNA alkylation repair protein gives MASEYGLKRHFNGDAARLIGDKIRAVHPGFDVEDYAAEVEKRIPGLELKDRVLVLAEGLRTRLPGDYAEAVPILLAILEDELAEGEGMFNSSWFLMPVARFVEEYGLGHPELSLDAIEEITKRHTGEYAIRPYLEQHYELTMARVARWAVSPSHNVRRLATEGVRSRLPWARTLTVFVKDPHPVLEILEPLRSDSSEYVRKSVANNLNDISKDHPEVALATALRWLEESPTPETRWIVKHGLRTLVKKGDQQALALLGATGGEHVLVPRLRIAPDAVTVGDTLVIDFDIENTDDRRHSIAIDYVVHHVRKNGRSIPKVFKLTTLELGPGEKRTLEKSHPIREVQTRKYYPGEHAVDIQVNGLVRATGRFGLRT, from the coding sequence ATGGCTAGCGAGTACGGACTGAAGCGTCACTTCAACGGTGACGCGGCCCGCCTCATCGGTGACAAGATCCGAGCCGTCCACCCCGGCTTCGACGTGGAGGACTATGCCGCCGAGGTCGAGAAGCGCATCCCCGGACTGGAGCTGAAGGACCGCGTCCTGGTCCTCGCGGAAGGTCTGCGGACGCGGCTCCCCGGGGACTACGCGGAGGCCGTGCCGATCCTCCTCGCCATCCTCGAGGACGAACTCGCCGAGGGCGAGGGCATGTTCAACAGCAGCTGGTTCCTCATGCCGGTGGCCCGCTTCGTGGAGGAGTACGGCCTCGGCCACCCCGAGCTGTCCCTCGACGCCATCGAGGAGATCACCAAGCGGCACACGGGCGAGTACGCGATCCGGCCGTACCTCGAACAGCACTACGAGCTGACGATGGCCCGGGTCGCCCGATGGGCCGTCAGCCCCAGCCACAACGTGCGGCGGCTGGCCACCGAGGGCGTCCGCTCCCGGCTTCCCTGGGCCCGCACGCTCACCGTGTTCGTCAAGGACCCGCACCCGGTCCTGGAGATCCTCGAACCGCTGCGCAGCGACTCCTCCGAGTACGTGCGCAAGTCCGTCGCCAACAACCTCAACGACATCTCCAAGGACCACCCCGAGGTCGCGCTCGCCACCGCGCTGCGCTGGCTGGAGGAGAGCCCCACCCCCGAGACCCGGTGGATCGTCAAGCACGGACTGCGCACCCTCGTGAAGAAGGGCGACCAGCAGGCCCTGGCCCTCCTCGGGGCGACCGGCGGCGAACACGTGCTGGTGCCCCGGCTGCGGATCGCCCCGGACGCGGTGACCGTGGGCGACACCCTCGTCATCGACTTCGACATCGAGAACACCGACGACCGTCGGCACAGCATCGCGATCGACTACGTGGTGCACCACGTCCGGAAGAACGGGCGCAGCATCCCCAAGGTCTTCAAGCTGACGACGCTGGAACTCGGCCCCGGTGAGAAGCGGACGCTGGAGAAGTCCCACCCGATCAGGGAGGTCCAGACGCGCAAGTACTACCCCGGTGAGCACGCCGTCGACATCCAGGTGAACGGCCTCGTGCGGGCCACCGGGCGATTCGGGCTGCGCACATGA